From a single Plasmodium yoelii strain 17X genome assembly, chromosome: 9 genomic region:
- a CDS encoding PIR protein, with amino-acid sequence MNKDVCGMFFAVRGWFPDGLNNGDYQFNDNNQYKMDRNKEEYTDIDKINGFCLWLFKAIFGDSVSFNNYANSNINIVGYILAWLSYKLHQKSHDGIKNLNDFYIKHIKDNTHYKTRIDNVTDYTNYIELINKNKDLLNINFEDMSKFYEAFILLCDMYDGLDDVNPKCEKYLECDNEFLKKYEELKKYSSTSGSNSYIQMLSILSNSYDNLKSKCNNFSSLLTYSLISIAFIFVAIPIFLGISYKYSLFGFRKRAQKQYLREKIKNIKKKLIINI; translated from the exons atgaataaggacgtg TGTGGTATGTTCTTTGCTGTAAGAGGTTGGTTTCCCGATGGATTGAATAATGGAGATTATCaatttaatgataataatcaATACAAAATGGATCGTAATAAAGAGGAATATACTgatatcgataaaattaacgGTTTTTGTTTATGGTTGTTTAAAGCAATTTTTGGAGATTCTGTTTCGTTCAATAATTATGCAAACAGTAATATCAATATTGTTGGATACATTTTGGCgtggttaagttataagtTACATCAAAAGTCACATGATGGAATCAAGAAtctaaatgatttttatattaaacatataaagGATAATACACATTATAAAACGCGCATAGATAATGTTACTgattatacaaattatattgagcttataaataaaaataaggatTTGCtgaatattaattttgaagacatgtctaaattttatgaagcatttatattattatgtgacaTGTATGATGGACTTGATGACGTCAATCCAAAATGCGAGAAATATTTGGAATGTGATaatgaatttttaaaaaaatatgaagaacTTAAGAAATATTCTAGTACTTCTGGAAGCAATTCATATATTCAAATGTTGTCTATTTTATCAAATtcttatgataatttaaaaagtaaatgtaataatttttcatccCTTCTAACTTATTCACTAATTTCAAttgcatttatatttgttgcaataccaatttttttgggaatttcttataag tattcgttatttggatttcggaaacgagctcaaaaacaatatttaagagaaaaaataaaaaatataaagaagaaactgatcattaatatataa
- a CDS encoding PIR protein — translation MFNEVCKSINTIDEYYASDPKTLGKDNSMNLLNLVLSGNNCSSDDPKLISDFIALLTIFNGIDIGEDLDSDKLVEYAILWLSYNINQKKENRTTRLNDFHTGNIKGNDCYNKHIASDSSSGKKIHMDVIDTKIESMNIDIKDISNFYDAFKSLCNMYSEFDPEKSTECKTCLETAGEFFEKCEKVKNAFDINKGSSYLQLWSSLSNDYNIFKQEYIGKCSSISQLVACPRSSVTKNMLITIAIIFVAASILLGVSYKYSLFGFRKRSQKQHLREMLKK, via the exons atgtttAATGAAGTg tGTAAATCAATTAATACGATCGATGAATATTATGCTAGTGATCCGAAAACCCTGGGAAAAGATAATTCtatgaatttattaaatttagtACTCTCTGGAAATAATTGTAGTAGTGATGACCCAAAACTTATCTCTGATTTTATAGCATTGCTAACTATATTCAATGGTATTGATATTGGTGAGGATTTAGATAGTGATAAACTTGTTGAATAcgctattttatggttaagttataatataaatcaaaaaaaagaaaatagaaCGACGAGATTAAACGATTTTCATACTGGAAATATAAAAGGAAATGATTGTTATAATAAGCATATAGCTTCTGATAGTAGTAGTGGTAAAAAGATTCATATGGATGTTATAGATACAAAAATAGAATCGATGAATAtcgatattaaagatatatctaatttttatgacgcatttaaatcattatgtaacatgtataGTGAATTTGATCCAGAAAAAAGTACTGAATGCAAGACATGTTTAGAAACTGCTGgagaattttttgaaaaatgtgaaaaagttaaaaatgcttttgatattaataaaggaaGTTCTTATTTACAACTATGGTCTAGTTTgtcaaatgattataatatttttaaacagGAATATATTGGTAAATGTAGTAGTATCTCACAACTTGTAGCTTGTCCACGAAGTTcagtaacaaaaaatatgctaattacaattgcaattatatttgttgcagcatcaattttattgggagtttcttataag tattcgttatttggatttcggaaacgatctcaaaaacaacatttaagagaaatgctaaaaaaataa